The following proteins are co-located in the Perca fluviatilis chromosome 22, GENO_Pfluv_1.0, whole genome shotgun sequence genome:
- the si:dkey-37o8.1 gene encoding elongation factor 1-alpha, producing MAKEKTHVNLVVIGHVDSGKSTTTGHLVYKCGGIDQRKLEKFEKAASQMGKSSFKFAWVLDKLKAERERGITIDISLLKFSTQKYTLTIIDAPGHRDFIKNMITGTSQADVALLVVSAAKGEYEAGVSRSGQTREHALLAYTLGVKQIIVCVNKMDMTEPPYSQKRFDEVVRGVSGFLKKIGYDPTTVPFVPISGWTGENMITATQKMPWFQGWKSRQREGNASGKTLLEVLDSIHPPVRTINKPLRLPLQDVYKIGGVGTVPVGKIETGILRPGMTLMFSPTKLTAEVKSIEMHHQGLQTALPGHNVGFNIKNVAVKNLRRGDVAGNAQQDPPSDVSSFEAQVIILNHPGKVKAGYSPVLDCHTAHVTCRFAELKEKIDRRTGNKLEDQPQVLMSGDAATIKMVPIKPMCVESFFTYPPLGRFAARDLKQTVAVGVIKSVVKDHGSKPLHKAKVCK from the exons ATGGCAAAAGAGAAGACTCATGTTAATTTGGTGGTTATCGGCCACGTTGACAGCGGTAAGTCAACCACCACTGGCCACCTCGTCTACAAATGTGGTGGCATCGATCAGAGAAAACTCGAGAAGTTTGAGAAAGCTGCATCACAG ATGGGGAAGAGTTCCTTCAAATTCGCCTGGGTGTTGGACAAGCTGAAAGCTGAGAGGGAGCGAGGAATTACCATTGACATCTCTCTGCTGAAATTTAGCACTCAAAAATACACCTTGACTATAATTGATGCTCCTGGCCACCGTGACTTCATTAAAAACATGATAACCGGGACCTCACAG GCCGATGTTGCCCTCCTGGTGGTCTCTGCAGCTAAAGGAGAGTATGAGGCCGGGGTGTCGAGAAGTGGTCAGACCAGAGAGCACGCCTTACTGGCTTATACCCTGGGTGTCAAGCAGATCATAGTCTGTGTGAACAAGATGGATATGACTGAACCACCTTACAGCCAGAAACGCTTTGACGAAGTGGTGCGAGGTGTGAGTGGCTTCCTCAAGAAGATTGGCTACGACCCCACAACGGTGCCTTTTGTTCCGATTTCTGGCTGGACTGGGGAGAACATGATCACTGCAACTCAGAAG ATGCCCTGGTTCCAAGGCTGGAAATCCAGACAAAGGGAAGGGAATGCGAGTGGGAAAACTCTACTAGAAGTCCTGGACTCGATTCACCCACCAGTACGCACCATCAACAAGCCACTTCGATTGCCTCTGCAGGATGTCTACAAAATTGGAG GAGTTGGCACCGTGCCAGTGGGTAAGATTGAAACTGGCATCCTCAGACCTGGCATGACCCTGATGTTCTCCCCTACCAAGCTCACTGCTGAGGTGAAATCCATTGAGATGCACCACCAGGGGCTGCAGACTGCTCTACCAGGACACAATGTTGGCTTCAACATTAAGAACGTGGCTGTCAAGAACCTGCGGCGTGGGGATGTGGCTGGCAACGCCCAGCAGGATCCTCCATCAGATGTCAGCAGCTTTGAAGCTCAG GTGATCATCCTGAACCATCCAGGGAAGGTGAAAGCTGGCTACTCTCCTGTCCTGGACTGTCACACCGCCCATGTAACCTGTCGCTTTGCTGAGCTGAAGGAGAAGATTGACCGGCGCACAGGCAATAAACTGGAGGACCAGCCGCAGGTCCTGATGTCTGGAGATGCTGCTACAATCAAAATGGTTCCCATCAAGCCCATGTGTGTGGAGAGCTTCTTCACATACCCTCCCTTAG GTCGCTTTGCAGCTAGAGACCTGAAGCAAACAGTTGCTGTAGGAGTCATCAAGTCGGTGGTGAAGGACCATGGGTCAAAACCGCTCCACAAAGCCAAAGTGTGTAAATAA